The Streptomyces sp. R28 region CGCTGGGGTCGGCGACCACCGGCGTATTCCTCCTGTGGCGCGGGCTCGGCGACGCGGGCCCCGACGGCAGGGCCATCCGCACGCTCCACCTCCTCGACGCCCTGAACACCTTCCTGGTCTACCTCGGCTTCGCCCTCCTCCTTCTCTCCCTGCTCGCCCTGTTCCCTCCTGGAGGCCTCGCGCTGGCCGGGGGTGGCGCGGTCGGCGCACTCACGGCCGAAGCGGCGCTCAGTGCCGGCGTCCTCGGCACGGCCGGGCTCGTCCTCATGGGGCTGGGTGCCTCGAATGGGTCCGGCAGGGACTACAACGCGTGGCCGAGGAACAAACGCAAGGGGCGTCAAAAGCCCGAGCACCGGGCTGATGTCCGTGGCGACGAGGGCAAGAGCCTTGGCGGTAAGAGCAAGGGTCACACCATCGACAAGCACGTCGACAAGACCATTAGCGGCATGCGCAGGCGCCTGCGTGAGAACCCTGAGCTTGAGGCGGACTCACGCTACGTTGACGTCGATGCGGCACAAAGCTTCACCGACAAGACTCTGACCATCATTCGAAACCAACGGAAGATATCTGCTTGGATGGCCAACGGCGCGAAAGGAACATTGCGACTAGAAGCCAGGTTTGACGAACCCACAGGACTCCACCTCACTCGGTACGACTTCACTCACGGACGGCCAACGCAGTGGGTGAACCGTGTTCGTGTAGTTCTCAAGGCCGACCCGTCGTCGCCATCCGGATACCGAGTCCTCACTTCGTTCCCTCAACCCTGAAAACCCGTTCTTGGAGCAAGCGATGAGTCAGGCAATCCCCCCTTGGCCGCGATTCTACGAACTCAGCGAGCTGCTAGAGGCCTACGCGAACACCGGCTTCACCTTCACCGACACTGCCGAGGCCCCTGGTCCTGGTCTGGCCTCATATCTCAGAATCGCCACCCGGGATCCTGCACGCGCCTCAACGGCCGTCCAGCAAATTGACGACCTACTCTCCGTCGGACTCTTCTCCGAAGAGATCGCGGATGATGTAGAGGGCCTGCAGCAAATCCGCCCTCCGATGGGCACGAGCGTGGAAGACTGCCTGCGTATCGCCAGGGACCACCTCAATCGGTTCCTGGAGGACCCGTCACGGGTTCCCCAGATGAACCCACAGAACGCTTGGGAATGGAACGAGCGATTCCCCCAGCTGAGCCAGTTCCTCGGCGCCTACTTGCACCGGAATTACTCAGAGTTCTATGCCTCTCCCGAGGCTGCTATCGATGACTACGTCAGCGAAGTTGAGCCGGAAGACCGCACGCAGGCAGCACAGGAGATCACGGAGCTTCTCACGATGGTGACCTCGGATGAGGAACTCCACACGGCAACGACGGCGTTGGGGCTCGACCTTCTGCCACCGGATGGGATGTCACTCCGCCAGTGGCTGGAGCTGATGCGCCAGAAGGTAACTGCCGGGGATCAGCCCTCGGAAGCGTAAGTGACGAAAGCAGCCCAAGCCTGCGTCGCGAGGGCGAGTCGCGGGCCGGCGTCGCGGTGCTTGGAGTCGCGGACGTGGACGGTGCGGGGCGCTATCGCGATCTCGACGCAGGAGTCACCCTCGCTGCTGCTGCTGTAGCTGCTCTTGAACCACGTCAGCTCGGAGGCGTTCCCGGCCGAGGCGTTGCGGATCATGTTTCCCCCAGCAGTTGCTCGATGAAGGCCGTCGACTCACGTGGTGTGAGAGCCTGCGCCCGGATGATGCCATACCGCAGTTCAAGGATACGGAGCTGCTTGGGCTCGGTGACCGGGCGGCCGTTGGCCACGGCCGGAGAACGCCCCACGGCCGAGCCGTCCTCGAACTTCAGCACCTCGATACCACCGGCCAGCCCGGCGTGCTCCTCGCGATCCATCGGCATCACCTGAAGCTCGACGTTGCGCAACTTCCCCACCTCCAGCAGATGTTCGAGCTGGCGACGCAACGCCACCCCGCCTCCGAGCGGACGCCGCAGCGTCCACTCCTCCAAGACGAAGCTGAGTTCAGGCGCGGGGTCCCGCTCGAACACGGCCTTGCGGGCCACGCGCGCCGCGATGAACCGCTCCACCTCGTCCTCGGTATACGCGGGGCGCCGCATCAGGAGAAGCCCACGTGCGTACTCCGGCGTCTGCAACAGACCGTGGACGTTCAGCGGATCGTAGAGCTGGAGCTCGACCGCCTTGGCCTCCATCTCCCCCAGCGCCCGAACCTTCTTCGGATACCGGACCTTCTTCACGTCCTCCCAAGCCGCCGCGATGAGCCCACCCGCCCCCAACACCTCGTCGGCCTTGTCCAGGTACTCCTGCCGAGGAATCCGCTTCCCACCCTCGATCTTGTAGACCAAGTCCTCGCCATACCCGACCGCCGCCCCGAACTCGGCGGCCCGCATCCCCACCGCCTCCCGCCGCAGCTTCAGCTGTCGCCCGACGGTCGCGATCACCGCCACGCCCCACTCGTCGTCCGGATCCACCTCCCACCCCGGCTCATCCGCCTCCGTCTTGAGCCGTCCCGCATCCACCTCAACCGACATC contains the following coding sequences:
- a CDS encoding contact-dependent growth inhibition system immunity protein, with translation MSQAIPPWPRFYELSELLEAYANTGFTFTDTAEAPGPGLASYLRIATRDPARASTAVQQIDDLLSVGLFSEEIADDVEGLQQIRPPMGTSVEDCLRIARDHLNRFLEDPSRVPQMNPQNAWEWNERFPQLSQFLGAYLHRNYSEFYASPEAAIDDYVSEVEPEDRTQAAQEITELLTMVTSDEELHTATTALGLDLLPPDGMSLRQWLELMRQKVTAGDQPSEA
- a CDS encoding DUF397 domain-containing protein, giving the protein MIRNASAGNASELTWFKSSYSSSSEGDSCVEIAIAPRTVHVRDSKHRDAGPRLALATQAWAAFVTYASEG
- a CDS encoding helix-turn-helix domain-containing protein encodes the protein MSVEVDAGRLKTEADEPGWEVDPDDEWGVAVIATVGRQLKLRREAVGMRAAEFGAAVGYGEDLVYKIEGGKRIPRQEYLDKADEVLGAGGLIAAAWEDVKKVRYPKKVRALGEMEAKAVELQLYDPLNVHGLLQTPEYARGLLLMRRPAYTEDEVERFIAARVARKAVFERDPAPELSFVLEEWTLRRPLGGGVALRRQLEHLLEVGKLRNVELQVMPMDREEHAGLAGGIEVLKFEDGSAVGRSPAVANGRPVTEPKQLRILELRYGIIRAQALTPRESTAFIEQLLGET